In a genomic window of Mucilaginibacter sp. KACC 22063:
- a CDS encoding MBL fold metallo-hydrolase → MEIFALGEGSYSVDSSKKFIPFDPAKDDFRSRPGSLFIHVNPFLVKAGNELMLLDTGLGFKAEDGELVLHHNIRKAGFEPEDVTMVLMSHLHYDHSGGLVVERNGRFEPSFPEAQHYIQRGEWEYAYSGKSSSYHTDIFDVLQRSADLHFIEGSGEIIPGLRFELSGGHCPFHQVFWIDMDGKKCFFGGDELPEPEQLIRKFIAKYDFDGRKAMELREIYGHKAAAEGWTCLFYHAKRNPIGNVKWENDAFSIVPA, encoded by the coding sequence ATGGAAATTTTTGCACTGGGCGAAGGGTCTTATTCTGTTGATTCGAGTAAAAAATTTATTCCGTTTGACCCTGCAAAGGATGATTTCCGCTCACGCCCGGGCTCACTATTTATCCATGTTAACCCATTTCTGGTAAAAGCCGGAAACGAGTTGATGCTATTAGACACCGGCTTGGGCTTTAAAGCAGAGGATGGCGAATTAGTGTTACACCACAATATCCGTAAAGCAGGCTTTGAACCCGAAGACGTGACTATGGTGCTGATGTCGCACTTACATTATGACCATTCGGGCGGATTAGTGGTTGAACGCAACGGCCGTTTTGAACCGAGCTTTCCGGAAGCACAGCATTACATTCAGCGCGGTGAATGGGAATATGCTTATTCAGGCAAATCATCCTCATACCATACCGATATCTTTGATGTTTTACAGCGCTCGGCAGACCTGCATTTTATTGAAGGAAGCGGCGAGATTATTCCAGGCCTGCGTTTCGAACTTTCGGGCGGGCACTGCCCTTTTCACCAGGTTTTCTGGATTGACATGGACGGCAAAAAATGCTTTTTCGGAGGCGACGAATTGCCGGAGCCAGAACAACTGATCAGGAAATTTATTGCTAAATATGATTTCGACGGGCGTAAAGCAATGGAGCTGCGCGAAATATATGGCCATAAAGCTGCAGCCGAAGGCTGGACATGCTTATTTTATCATGCAAAGCGCAACCCTATAGGAAATGTAAAATGGGAAAATGATGCTTTTAGTATCGTACCGGCTTAA
- a CDS encoding response regulator codes for MSINPRTVSILLVDDDEINNFISIKLIKKALISSDIKACLNGKFAIDELLKMKEAGPEHLPDYILLDINMPLMNGWEFLDEYDRQNIDPTGKTKIFIISSSVFSNDINKAKSYPLVKDFISKPLNIDKIRELFEQEKLA; via the coding sequence ATGAGTATCAATCCCCGGACAGTTAGTATTTTACTGGTTGATGATGATGAAATCAACAATTTCATCTCTATTAAGCTGATAAAGAAAGCATTAATTAGCAGTGATATAAAAGCCTGTCTGAACGGTAAATTTGCTATTGACGAGTTGTTGAAAATGAAGGAAGCAGGGCCGGAGCATTTACCCGACTATATACTTCTGGATATTAACATGCCGTTAATGAATGGCTGGGAATTTTTAGATGAATATGACCGCCAAAACATTGATCCTACCGGCAAAACCAAGATATTCATTATTTCTTCTTCGGTATTCAGTAATGATATAAACAAGGCTAAATCGTACCCATTGGTAAAAGATTTTATCTCTAAGCCTTTGAACATTGATAAAATCCGTGAATTGTTTGAGCAGGAGAAACTGGCTTAA